The Synechococcus sp. BL107 nucleotide sequence CATGGTGGAAGCACCGCTGCGTGCTGCTTGCAGAGCAGCGGCAACGCCTCCGGTTCCACCGCCCCAAACCAGCACGTCTTTCCGAATCATGGGGTCTGAGGGAATGGGGATATGGATCACCTTTAGGAAAACAGACCCAAGCGTGGTCGTTGTTGAGAGACATGGTCGTTAAACTCTGGCGTCGCTGCGGTGCAGCGGAGTTTTTCTCCCGACGATGTCTTACACACTTACGACTCCGCTTTACTACGTCAACGACAAGCCGCATCTCGGCAGCACGTATACGACCCTGGCCTGTGATGCCCTGGCCCGTTTTAAGCGACTGACCCAAAACGACGTGCTGTTCATCACCGGTGTGGATGAACATGGTCAGAAAATTCAACGCACGGCTGAACAAAAAAACATCAGCCCTATGGCTCACTGCGACCAAGTCAGCGAGCGTTATCAAGACCTTTGGTCACGTTGGGACATCAGTCAGGATCGTTTTGTCCGTACCACTAATCCTCGACACCTTGAGCTTGTAGAACAGTTCTACGAGCGCGTTAAAGCCTCTGGCGACATCGTTACCGGTCGACAGACGGGGTGGTATTGCGTTGGATGTGAGGAATTCAAAGATGATCCTGATGATGCAGTCGATCCCCAATGCCCGATTCATCAAAAAACCCTTGAGTGGCGCGACGAGGAGAACCTATTTTTCCGCTTATCCCGTTATCAACGTGAGATTGAAGAGTTGATCGCAAATGACGACTTCATTGCACCTGCAAGTCGGCGACAGGAAGTTCGTAATTTTGTAGCACGCGGACTTCGTGATTTTTCAATTTCACGGGTCAATGTGTCATGGGGCATACCAGTTCCAGGACATCCAGGACATACGTTTTATGTGTGGTTCGATGCACTGCTCGGTTACCTAACTGCACTCTTGGATGATGGTGGTTCCGTTGATCTAGATCGATTAGCCGACAGCGGATGGCCAGCTTCAGTCCATGTGATCGGTAAAGATATTTTGAGATTTCATGCTGTTTTTTGGCCAGCAATGTTGATATCTGCTGGTCTATCTCTTCCAAAGCGTGTTTTTGGTCATGGATTTCTCACCCGCGAGGGACAAAAAATGGGCAAGTCTTTGGGAAATGTTCTTGATCCAGAATTGTTATTAGAAAAGTGTGGTACTGATGCTGTGCGATGGTATCTGTTAAGGGATATTCAATTTGGCGATGATGGCGATTTTCAACAACAACGTTTTTCCGACTTAGTCAATAATGATTTGGCTAATACCATCGGAAATCTTTTGAATCGCACGTCATCAATGGCGCGAAAGTGGTTCGATGATTCAGTCCCCCCTCATTCAGTCGAAAGCCATATCAATCATCCCCTTGCGCTAAAAGCACAAGCCACAATTGCAACTGTGATGCGTTGCATGCCTGAACTTGGTTTCAAGGCCGCATCTGAGTCTATTTTACAATTAGCGATTGCCGCCAATGGTCATCTCAATGACACGGCTCCCTGGAGTCGGATGAAGCAGCAAGGTGAGGAACAATCTGTTGCGAATGATCTTTATGTGGTATTGGAGTCAACTCGGATTGTTGGGTTACTACTAGCACCTTTACTACCCGACCTAAGTTCTCGTATTTTGAATCAACTGAATTGTTCTTTAGATCCTGAACACTGGCTGGACCAGCTTCATTGGGGTGGGTTGACATCTGGAACTGAGCTGCCAAAACCTGAGCCGGTGATGGCGCGTCTCGAATTGGATGACGATCTTTGATATGAAGGAACTGAAGTTTTTACGGTCAAGATGCATTATTGCTGTGATAGGTAGCTCTTGCTTCCTTTCAGCGTGCGCCTCAAATCCTTCTAGTCAAATTAAGAATCAGGCATCCACCCCTTTTGTCTTTCGGTCGCTAGATCTAAAACAACGTCGACCTAATGGTATTCGAGATTGGGAACTGACAAGTCCTGAGGCTCGCTACAACACAGCTGCAAGAACAGTGAGGGCAAGAATTCCTAAGGGGATTCTTTATTTTGAAGACAAGCCTTCATTCATGATCAGTGCAGAGCATGCAACCGTACTTAATGATGGCGAGCTTGTTGTGCTGGAAGGCTCTGTGCGGCTGAAACGTTTAGGGGCAGAACCTCTTCTTATTCAGGGTGATCGTTTGATATGGAGACCGGCTTTGTCGACAATGGTGATCAATCAAAGGCCTACTGCTTTAAACAGGAATTCAAAAATTATTTCCAGTTCTCTTACTTTTCAGCAAGAAAGTGGTCAGCTTCTATTCAAAGGTCCGACAACACTTTTGCGATGGCAGAACAACTATAGTTCAACCATTGATCCACAAACGGTGATCACGGCTGGGAATAGTCGATGGAATTTAAATAGTGGGATCATTGCTGCTCTTGGTCCCATTATTGCAAATCAAATGGATGGCCGTCGTCTTACGGCTGCTTCGGTTCAGGGCAATACAAAGAAAAATTTTATTGACTTAAAAGCTCCTGTTCAATTCAAGCTTGAGGAGGACGATGCTGTTGTGGATGCAGGCGAAACTCGCTGGTACTTTGAACGTGATCAGCTTTCATCAAAAGCTCCGGTTTCTGCATCACTTCCCAAGAGTGATGTCCGTGGTGTTGGATTTGTTATTGATATACCAAGCCATACCTTCACTATCTCCAATTCGTGTCAAGTCAAACAACCAGATAAGAATTTGAGAGCCCAAAGCTGTACTTGGAACTGGCGCGATGATCTTCTCACTGCTGCCGGTAATACAAACCCTAAAGAATCTAATGCCGGGCAAATAAAACGTGCTGAACAGATGGAAGCTGGCTTTAATTCTAATGGTTCGATACAGTTTTCACCATCCAGAAATCGCGTAAAAACTCAGATTAAATTCGAAGACAAAAACAATAAAGATGTTAATCAGAAGAATTCTTCTCAAGTGAAGTTTTAAGTCTCTGAGTCCAGCCTTCTAACCAGCGTTCATCGGACTGGCTGAAACAACGTTTCGACCACCCACCCACAACAACAACACCATTTTTTCCCAGGGGAGATATCACGACGGCTGGAAGATTTTCCACAACAGAATCAAACTCAGTTCGTCCTGGAAATAGTTCTGTATTGACGAGCGAGATGGTCGTCTCCCGTTCCATCACTCGATTGCAAATGTCTCCTGGTTTAAACGTGACAGCACGAATCAAGCCGCGACGCAGGATGACCTGCCCTCTCCAATACACCAGCACCGTTGACGCTGGTGTTGCGGTTAGCAGCATGTGACTCCCCCACCCCAATTCCTCGCGAAGATCCGCTGAAGTCTGTTGATCCATCACGAGTCCCTGCTCTCCTTGCAGATCCACCTGGTCCGCCGATCGAGGATTGGCCCTCGTCCACAGCACGGCAACCAACATCAGTCCTACCGCCGCCAGTCCGGCCAAGACCTCCGCCCGTTGAAGGTCTGGCGTAATCCGATCAGCTGTCGATGCATTCGTGACAGCCAAAACCAGGACCAGCAACCCACTGAACAAAACAACACGGGCCGGTGTTGGCATCGATGCGGACTGCTGCAGGAACGGGAACATCTTGCTCAAATATGGGCAATCGTGTTGCGCCCATGAACTGTGCAGAGGCTTTTGCCGCAGTGGCCCTAGCTGCGGTGGGGTGTGATGGTGTGTTGGGGCGAGATGAAGCCCATGCTCTTCGACTGCAGTTGGAGTACCGATCGCTTTACAGCAGCAGCAGCGAAGCCGTCATGGGTGAACTCTTCGATCAGCTGTTAGCGGTGCTTAGGGAGCGGGGCGTCACGGGACTCGTCGACGAAGCCTTGCCTGTGTTGAGCCCCCGTCAACAACAGTCCGCGCTGGCCCTTGCCGCGCACCTTGTCCATGCCGACAAGAAAGTGACCAGCGAGGAGGAGGATTTCCTTAAGCAACTGGCGGCCAAGGTGGACCTTCCAGAAAACGAAGCGAACATGATTGTTGTGGCTATTGAGGCCTTAAATCGAGACATGCTCGACAGCTAAGGGCAGACTGCAGTGAGTTCCGCTTGAGGTGATGCCGCTGTTCCCCCGCCGTTTTGTTGCCGCGCTTCTGGCAATCAGCCTCTGTTTGTTTGTTTGGGTGCCCGTTGGGCTAGCCATTTCGCCATCAGAACTGGGGTCGTCTCCTCCTCAGGAGTTGATTGTTGATGAAGCCAATGTCTTTAGTCGCGCGAGTCGCAATGAGCTCGAATCGAAGCTGAAGGGCTTGGAGGATCAACGCGTTGATGCACGTTTGATCACATTGCGGCGTCTTGATTACGGATACAGCTTGAAGAGCTTCGGTGAGGAACTGATGGCGTCCTGGTCTGGAAAAAGCGAGGTGCCCCTTTTATTGATTTTGATCGAAACACAAAACAAACGTGCCGCGCTTCTCGCCGACTCTGCGTTGCAAAGTCAACTGCCGGAGTCGTTACTCACGAGTACTGCTCGCACAACGATGACCCTTCCACTTCGTGATGGTGATCGCTACCGACAGTCATCGATCGATGGACTAGCTCGGTTGTCCACCGTTCTTGCAGGTGGTGAAGATCCAGGTCCTCCGGAGGTCCTCGAGCGGGTGGCGCTTCCAACCAACATCCCCACAAAGGCGGAAACGGAAGAAAGCGATGCAACGACATGGATCATTGTTTTACTCGTACTGGGAACGATCATCCCGATGGCCACCTGGTGGGTCTTTTCCCGCTAGGACAACGCTGTCATGAGTCGCAGAAACTGGATCAACATTTTTTCGCGTGGGCAGGGATTCGATCTCAGCAACGACCTTGAGCGTGGCTATGAATCTGCGCTGTTGATCCAGAATTTCGAATTGGAATTTTATGGCGATCGTTTGGTTAGGCCCGACGTTGATTTAGCCGTTCCAAAGTCTGTTCAGGCCAGCATCTTGCGGAGGTTCCGTGCTGCCTTATTGATCTGCCGAACCACCCTGGAGTCGGTGGAACGCAATCGTGGTCAACTTGATACTCAGGAGCTCAGGCAGCTGCAGCTGATTGAGGCTGTGGTGAGTCGCTACGGATATCAACTACCAAGCGGTGGATCCCCTGCAATTAGTCGTAGTCCGGAGGCTTTGCCGAGATCCTTGCTCGGCTTCTTTGACACGGTTCGGCGTCAACTTGATCCTGCATCTGAAGAGACGGTTGTTGCCGGGTTTCGACGACGTCGCAACAGCACGCTGATTTCGTTGCGCATTCTGTTGCTTTTAATCTTGGTGCCGTTATTGATCCAACAAATAGCCGGGGCGTACGTCATTTCCCCTGCTGTTGATCGATTATCACCAGAACTACCATTTTTAAGTTATCCAAAACCAAAGCTTGAGGAACAAGCTGTTGAGAAATTGCGCGTCTATAAGCAAGAACTTGAATTTGATGCTTTTCTCAATTCCGATCAACCAATGGAGGAGGATCAGTTACGTCAAAAATTAGTTGAAAAAGCCATTGAGCTTAAGGATGAGGCTGATGGTCTAAGTGTTCAAGCTGTTAAAAATGTATTTTCTGATTTAAGTGCTCTTATAGCCTTCACGGTTGTTTGTTTTGTCAGTCGAGATGATTTACGAGTGATGCGCGGATTTTTTGATGAGGCTGTTTATGGCTTGAGTGATTCTGCAAAGGCATTTGCAATTATTTTATTCACAGATATCTTTGTTGGCTTTCACAGTCCTGAAGGATGGACTGTTCTACTCAATGGGATTGCGAAACATTTAGGATTACCTTCTCAGGAAAATTTTGTGATGTTATTCATAGCCACTTTCCCCGTTATATTGGCAACAATATTTAAGTATTGGATTTTCCGTTATCTCAACCGAGTTTCGCCATCCTCTGTGGCCACACTCAAAGGGATGAATGGTTCTGGTTGATCCACAAGTGAACAATTCGCAGCTAATCCTTGTCAGTGGACCCTCCCGTGGCGGCAAGAGTCGATGGGCTGAATCCCTGCTTACCAATGATCCTTTTGTGATTTATGTCGCAACCGGCATGAAGCGTGATGATGATTCTGCTTGGGTTGAGCGATTGCGCATTCATCGCGAACGGCGTCCATCGCATTGGAGCTTGCTGGAGCCAGGCCCAGATTTGATTCAATCGCTCCAAACCATTGAGCCAAGGCAATCTGTTTTGGTCGACTCATTGGGTGGATTTGTTGCCACCCATCTGGATATGGATGGTCCGGCTTGGACCAAGCATTCCGACGATTTGATCACCACCCTTGCTCATCTCTCTTCTAAATGCGTTGTGGTGATCGAAGAAACTGGATGGGGTGTCGTTCCTGCCACCCAAATCGGCGGCTTATTCCGAGATCGACTTGGTCAGATAGCACAACAGCTGGATCAGATTGCTGATCTGAGTTGGCTGGTCTTGCAAGGACGAGCTGTTGATCTTCGCGCCATCAGTCACCCCGTGCCATGAGCATCGTCAACCCAGAAGCCCCATTGCGGGTTGCTTTGTTTGAACCTCGAATTCCTCCGAATACTGGAAACATCGCTCGAACTTGTGCAGCATTCCAGCTCCCCCTTTCGCTGATCGAGCCGCTGGGGTTTCAAATTGACGACCGCAGCCTCCGTCGAGCCGGACTTGATTATTGGCCCCATGTCCAGGTCTCGACGCATGGGAGTTTTGATGCCTTGAAAGATGGGTTGCTTCCCCATAACCGGATCATTGGTTGCAGCCGTCGAGGTGGTAGTTGCCTAAGCGAATTTGAATTTCAACACGGAGATGTATTGCTCTTCGGGCGCGAAGACACAGGTCTTCCTGAGGACATTCGCGACCAGTGCCATTCCATTGTCACGATTCCAATGCCAGGTGCGGCGGCCCCCAGTGGTCAAGGTGGTGTCAGAAGCCTCAATTTGTCTGTTGCTTGTGCCCTCGTGACGTATGTGGCGGGCCATCGGTTGCAGTTGTGGTGATCACAGGACTGCGCCAACCCCCCTTGCGCCAACTGCATCGATTCGTTACTTTCAGCGGATCTTCTGAGGTTGTATGCGCGCACTGCTCCTACTAGCAAGTGCCACTACTCCTTTATTGGCACTCTCCGCTTGGAGTGGCTTGCCAGGGCATGCAGATAACAACGTTTTCAATCTGGCGGAGCTTCCTCCCCTTCCTGTCGAGATTTCAAAACGACCCACTACCCAGTCTTTAACAGAGCTTTCATCGCCCACAGACGATGCGTCAGCCTTAGATCGGTCCCTTTGGTTTCAGCTCACCCGTTCGTTATCGCTCACCCGGCTCGCCAAATCACTTGATCTTGATCCCGTACAACTGGCCGAGTTGAATGGTCATCCAACCACCCACCGCTTTTTAGTCGATAGTTGGGTCGTGGTGCCTGAGTCCCTTGGTGATTCAGCGGAATCCATCATCGGACTCAACAAGAAGTCACGTCGAGATACGGCTCCACTTTCAACACCCCCTCCCGTTTCAGAGGTTGCTGCTTTTCAAAAGGGCGATTCATTGGCATCGTTTTTGGCCCGTAATGGTGTTTCTCGCGCAGAACTAAAAACCTTCAACCCCGGACTTCAGCTGAATGAGCTAACAGTCGGGCGCGAGTTACGAGTGGTTCAAGCTTCACCGGCGCAATCCATGCTGGCCATTCGTCCAACAATGAGCGGTGGTGCTGCTTGGCCTATTCGATCAACGTTCAATCCTGGGAGCACACCTACAGAACGATTGAAATTTAGTCGCCATTACCTCTGGCCTACAAAGGGTGTTTTCACCTCTGGTTTTGGTTGGCGTTGGGGTCGCATGCACAAGGGAATTGATATTGCCAATAACACCGGAACACCAATCTTCGCTTCCCGTGATGGCGTTGTGGCTTTTGCTGGGTGGAGCGGAGCCTATGGCTATTTGGTTGAGATCTCCCATGCGGATGGAGATTCGACCCGCTACGCCCACAACAGCCGAATCTTGGTGAGAAAAGGGCAAATCGTTCCCCAAGGTTCTCGTATTTCTTTGATGGGAAGCACTGGACGCAGCACAGGTCCACATCTTCACTTCGAAATACGCCGCGCTGGTGGTGCGGCGCTTAATCCGTTGAGCAAGCTTCCAACACGAAAAGCCTGAAATTGTTAAGTCTGTCCGTGCATTGTTGATCAATTCAAGAAAACAAATCAATCGATTGAATTGACTTGATCCATGGTGACTAAAAATGTCAGAGGGGAGACTTGAACTCCCGACCTCAGGGTTATGAATCCTGTGCTCTAACCAGCTGAGCTACTCTGACAAACGGCCTTTAGGCCAGTCACCATCATACATCTCAAGGTTGACCGATTAGCGCATTTCAATCGCATTCAACCGGTCTCGAAACGATTGTGGATTCTCTGATTGGCCGAGATCTACCGTTTCGCTGATGATCTGAGTTGGAATCTTGCGTTGTACTGGTCCCCGGCGCGTTGTGTTGCTCCGTGAGCCACTGCCTGGACGACGAAGACCACCCGTGCGCTGATCTCGCTCGAGGGGCTTTTTTTTCAAATCTCCCCTCAATTGATTTAGAAGCCTGAAGTGCCCCGTCGCACTGAATTTGCGGAGTAGGGAGGGGTCCCAACGAGAAGTCTGTTCAGTCATTGGCTCAGTTTATGGCGTGACATCTACGAAGACGTGATAATTTGATACGTAAGACTGGAAGTCGTTTCGACTACGGGTTAGTCCATCTCGACTTCCAGTTATTCCTCACTGTATGACGACTATGACCGATAACGGTTGCCTGCGTGTGGGCCAAAAGGCCCCTGATTTCACTGCTACCGCCGTGGTGGATCAGGAATTCAAGGAGATCTCCTTGTCTCAGTACAAAGGGAAGTACGTGGTGTTGTTCTTCTATCCGTTGGACTTCACGTTTGTTTGCCCTACGGAGATCACCGCGTTTAGCGATCGCTACTCAGATTTCTCCAGCAAGAACACTGAAGTTCTAGGCGTTTCTGTGGACAGTCAATTCAGCCATCTGTCCTGGATTCAAACTGCTCGTAACCAGGGTGGTCTTGGCGATATCAACTATCCCTTGGTCTCTGATCTGAAGAAGGAGATCGCAACGGCCTACAACGTGCTTGATGATGCTGAGGGTGTTGCCTTGCGTGGCCTGTTCATCATCGATCCAGATGGTGTGATCATGCATTCCACGATCAACAACTTACCCGTTGGTCGCAATGTTGATGAAACTCTGCGTGTGTTGCAGGCCTTCCAGTACGTTCAGGCCAACCCTGACGAAGTGTGCCCAGCCAACTGGACACCTGGTGAAAAAACAATGAAACCCGATCCCGAGGGTAGCAAAGAATATTTTTCTGCTATCAGCTAACTAACTGTTCACTCGGTTTTTCAAGTCGATCAGTTGATAACCCCTTCGGTTTTTCCGTTGGGGTTTTTTTAATTAGACGATTAATCGCCGCTGACAAGTTCACATCCATTGCGATACCACGTCCATCACTCACGACAATACGTACTAATGATGGAAGTCCACCCTTTGTTGCCTTTAGGTAAACAGGTTCTACATATAGAAGGCTCGTGCCAACTGGCAAAACCAACAGATTTCCTTGGATAAGTTCTGAACCCCCACCATCCCAAAGGCTAAACACTTTACTAACTTCTGGATCTTGATTAATCAGCGCTTGGATTTGTTCAGGCCCAAGAATTGGTCGGTCTTTTGGGAAATCGATCAACAATAATTCTCCAAAATGCTCAGCATCATTCCTTGCCGCCAACCAAGCGGTGAGATTCGGCCTCGCCAACGGCGTAAGGGGTTGAAGCAACAAAAATTCAGAACTGTTATTCCCCTCTATTTGTGCAGTTATATGATACGGCTCCACCGATATCTGTTGTCCTCCATATACCTCCAGTGGCACTTGCCATACATCGTCACCACTGTAAAAAATCCGAGGATCTTCGACGTGATATCTCTGCAGTTGACTGACTTGTACCTTGAAAAAATTCTCCGGCACTAATAGATGCGATTTAAGAGTATTCGGCATGTTCTCGATTGATTCAAAAAGTTGTGGAAATAAGCTTTGCCAGGCTTGAATAAGCGGGTCATTTGGTTCATTGACGAATAGACGCATACTTCCATTGTATGCATCGACTACGATTTTAACTGAGTTGCGTAAGTATCGATCAGAATCAGTATTGCTTACAGCAGCACTATAGGGATATGTTGCACTATGAGTATATCCTTCTACAATCCAAAATTGATTCTGGGTACGAGGATTAGCGACTCCTAGTTTACGTTTTTCACCAGGTACAGAAACTAGATAAGGATCACCTCGAAGATCCAAGAATGGAGCAATCGCCCGTATGCGTTGTCTTACTTCGCGGCGTAGAAGTACCCTTGAATCCTTCTGTATTGCTTTTGTTGTAAGTAGTCTCGGTTCTGCAAGATAAATCGAAGCAGACAGTCTTTGTATCAATGACCCTATCGATACGCCAGCAGATCCTTCGTAGTGGGAATAAACATTGAGATCGCCGTCTGGATAATCGAATTCATCAACATCAGTTGGGACAACTGCATAGGGTGAGGGAAGCATTCCGAAATAAAGCGCTGCATTTTGGGCGGGAATTGCAGCTTCCACATCTTTACGCTTGATGCCCAGGTCTTGATTTCCTTCGATTCGTGTATTTGAACCTAAATCACTGATCACATAAGAGGGAAGTCCATCATTTCCCCTTGTATTCACAGGGCTGACAGTAAATCCGTTCCCGTGGGTGAAAACAAAGTGTCTGTTCTGCCATGTTTTTGAACGACGTGGAAGTGCTGATTGATCTAACTCTCGTGCTGAGATAATTACCTGCTGTGATGTATCACTATCTGGAATTAATGGATAACGGTCAACAGCAGCATTTGAAAAACGATAATAAACTCTTAGTTGTTGAAGCTGGCGGTTGGTTTCTAAAAGAGGTCCGCTATCCCAAAGGCGAACATTGCGCAGGGTGCTAGCTCCAGACTCCAAATCTTCTTCAGTGAGATCAACATTTGGCTCAGTACGCCGCCGTTGGATTCGATCCAATTGAAAACCATGCCGGGTTAATCGAATGGCGGTTTCAAGGTATGGCGATTGAAGATTCAATTCTTGTGGTCGTACCACCAGCCAACGCGTTAGTGGCGTCAGGGTGAATTCAATGATCACGATTGCAGCAACACAAAGGAGGAGAAGTCGTTGGACACGACCAAACCCACTGACGATGCAGCTCACGGCTAAAACCAGCAGAACTAAGGCCAGCAGGCTTCGAAAAGGAAGGGTGAGGTGGTGTTGCAACCAGCCGGCCCCCGCCACTAAGCCGTGCTGATGCCAGAGCAATTGGTGTCGTGATAACCAAACCAGGCCAGCCACACCAATCAAATTGGTGCCGACCCCAATCGATAGCCATCGGTAGGAGCGACAGCCAAGGGCTGGCATCGACCAGTCCGATAGGTGGGGAGCGACTGTTACCCGTCCCCACAGAGCATGTGCGGTGGTGAACGTGCCTGAGAGAACTAATAGCTCTAGGCCTAACTGGAGTGCAGAAAATCGACCGAGACCAAAACTGAGATCCGTATCAAGTAATGGCTCACGGAGTCCTTCATCAGGGATCAACCAAGCCAAACTCCACACTCCCCAAGCTCGGGATACCACCAACAGCAGTGCAAATCCCATTGCAATGGCAAGCCATCGTCTCCACTGCGGTCGGCATAACGACACTCCCGCGATGGCCAATTGCACGGGGAGCATGGCTTTCCACTCCGAAGCCATGGAGTGACTTGACTCGTGCCAGTGACTCAGGCTGAAGGGTTGTTTCCAAGCCAGGATCGCAAGATCCGTCAGCACAACGCTGCAGGCGAGAAATGCCAAGCCACTCAACAACAGCACGAGGCTGAATCGCACCCCTTCGATGGGGCGCATCTGTTGCCGTGGTGGATCGTCGATTCGATCGAAGGCTCTCAGCCAAAGCACCGCTAAAGCAACTGGTATGGAGCCAATTCCTGCGAAAAGCAGCTGAAGCATCCAGCGTTGAAACAGAACCGACTGCCAGTTGAATTGGGAAAACCAAACCCACTCCACGTGCATCCGTGCCACCACAACCAAGAGCGGTGGCAACAGAATCCAGA carries:
- a CDS encoding UPF0182 family protein → MKRLLWILLPPLLVVVARMHVEWVWFSQFNWQSVLFQRWMLQLLFAGIGSIPVALAVLWLRAFDRIDDPPRQQMRPIEGVRFSLVLLLSGLAFLACSVVLTDLAILAWKQPFSLSHWHESSHSMASEWKAMLPVQLAIAGVSLCRPQWRRWLAIAMGFALLLVVSRAWGVWSLAWLIPDEGLREPLLDTDLSFGLGRFSALQLGLELLVLSGTFTTAHALWGRVTVAPHLSDWSMPALGCRSYRWLSIGVGTNLIGVAGLVWLSRHQLLWHQHGLVAGAGWLQHHLTLPFRSLLALVLLVLAVSCIVSGFGRVQRLLLLCVAAIVIIEFTLTPLTRWLVVRPQELNLQSPYLETAIRLTRHGFQLDRIQRRRTEPNVDLTEEDLESGASTLRNVRLWDSGPLLETNRQLQQLRVYYRFSNAAVDRYPLIPDSDTSQQVIISARELDQSALPRRSKTWQNRHFVFTHGNGFTVSPVNTRGNDGLPSYVISDLGSNTRIEGNQDLGIKRKDVEAAIPAQNAALYFGMLPSPYAVVPTDVDEFDYPDGDLNVYSHYEGSAGVSIGSLIQRLSASIYLAEPRLLTTKAIQKDSRVLLRREVRQRIRAIAPFLDLRGDPYLVSVPGEKRKLGVANPRTQNQFWIVEGYTHSATYPYSAAVSNTDSDRYLRNSVKIVVDAYNGSMRLFVNEPNDPLIQAWQSLFPQLFESIENMPNTLKSHLLVPENFFKVQVSQLQRYHVEDPRIFYSGDDVWQVPLEVYGGQQISVEPYHITAQIEGNNSSEFLLLQPLTPLARPNLTAWLAARNDAEHFGELLLIDFPKDRPILGPEQIQALINQDPEVSKVFSLWDGGGSELIQGNLLVLPVGTSLLYVEPVYLKATKGGLPSLVRIVVSDGRGIAMDVNLSAAINRLIKKTPTEKPKGLSTDRLEKPSEQLVS